From Brassica oleracea var. oleracea cultivar TO1000 chromosome C3, BOL, whole genome shotgun sequence, a single genomic window includes:
- the LOC106331336 gene encoding chromatin structure-remodeling complex protein SYD isoform X4, translating to MSSSSSHNIELEAAKFLHKLIQDSKDEPSKLATKLYVILQHMKTSGKEHSMPYQVISRAMETVVNQHGLDIEALTSPRLPHAGGSSTQMEDSGSAHIAGSSQVAGVNNESKASLVENEMSKYDAFTSARQLGGSTSASQAVYQGPGTRSNRSFDHDSPSSLDSKPGNAQSHDRNETMNQRDAKSGAKRKRGESSFSWDQNMDNSQQFDTHGTVDDQTRKMSKVEMPATGDAENLHVGLSSDAYTTPQGGWQNSEITAIRPPAHRDTGKSVAAEDVPPSGQLFKEQQLKQLRAQCLVFLALRNGLMPKKLHIDIALGNVFPKDDGFRRELLDQKGRTHSLSESGSIVEVSAPSARMDNPTGRLAEMDFSSKETAIPRLEDKISNAIFPDGQKLLLASNTPDAPAQNQVSGSHSELASSSGGVTKHAPVEMVGWPGTINRNDSSTFTFESDELCAPDQGEGNMLPPPKYTMSQKWIMDRQNKRLLVDRSWGLKQQKADQAIGARFNELKESVTSSEDISTKTKSVIELKKLQLLSLQRRLRSEFLHNFFKPIANDVENLKSYKKHKHGRRIRQLEKYEQKMKEERQRRIRERQKEFFGEIEVHKERLDDLSKARRERWKGFNRYVKEFHKRKERFHREKIDKIQREKINLLKINDVEGYLRMVQDAKSDRVMQLLKETEKYLQKLGSKLKEAKSLASRFENEADEAPVEDKTVDNDDEGDQAKHYLESNEKYYLMAHSIKENISEQPASLKGGKLREYQMNGLRWLLSLYNNHLNGILADEMGLGKTVQVISLICYLMDTKNDRGPFLVVVPSSVLPGWVSEINFWAPTIQKIVYCGPPEERRKLFKEQIVHQKFNVLLTTYEYLMNKHDRPKLSKILWHYIIIDEGHRIKNASCKLNADLKHYNSSHRLLLTGTPLQNNLEELWALLNFLLPNIFNSSEDFSQWFNKPFQSNGDNSAEEALLSEEENLLIINRLHQVLRPFVLRRLKHKVENELPEKIERLIRCEASAYQKLLMKRVEDNLGSLGNMKSRAVHNSVMELRNICNHPYLSQLHTEEVNSLIPEHYLPPVIRLCGKLEMLDRLLPKLKATDHRVLFFSTMTRLLDVMEDYLTFKGYKYLRLDGHTSGGDRGALIDGFNKSDSPYFIFLLSIRAGGVGVNLQAADTVIIFDTDWNPQVDLQAQARAHRIGQKRDVLVLRFETVNTVEEQVRASAEHKLGVANQSITAGFFDNNTSAEDRKEYLESLLRESKKEEAAPVLDDDALNDIIARRESEIDIFESIDNQRKEDEMETWKSLVQGSGSKSSAPIPPIPSRLVTEDDLKLLYEAMKMNNVPMVAVEPNVGMKRKGGSVGSLDTQQYGRGKRAREVRSYEEQLTEEEFEKMCQTESTDSPRGKEEESEKNLANATSNILGGNIGETSMANDKVDILTGNTGEKSLATDKVDNLAGSTGDTVLPTSTALALTPQPVEPLQKSQQPLKEVTEPVKRGRGRPKRADKTPNQLSASVPGRTHATGDARSSPVIGSDVASGSLTSPDLSVPPGFQPLPASNSSPMPTRGRGRGRGRGRGAGRGRRMENMLQGADSSIGTQRTNTRASLSGDPVASNLVTLPVSSVAIDAKVPKPIKASSSNLESGPSIHSDTTAVQPSPAVSLQESSQLDAPPGFGSGSGSHVQPLNVSEDSLVKKAASIKNKPAVPDVRNNQGSGVVKQPVNTPSSTALGPGQSQTTAPLNANQPLSPHLVGSTVEAQGASVLSPPAPMPVKRQGRKTPNRGETPRRRGRRHVQASPAADGSSARSTISTPQTEVKVGDSSGSKITSVGHKSDVVQEQPHFNPSLAHSSAGTSQEKRKEISGVVGTGRKQTTDVTDVARVMKEIFSETSLLKHKVGEASETTVINEPDGKSSETMNMHIAKTSKAENIIQPADHNLGVETISSSVSVEKQKSESSVMTDKIIKTSSDIEASVSHSDDITPQDTMLVDSKRHVGSELVETEQKVATSTDPKVQIAASVSSVSEENKISDSSMLVHGIVKLSPGSKSPVDQPDDPPAQGTVPVDSKSPVDEVLPEINKDSQSPEPQNDGNVQSLPTPDADSAEAPNKQAGPSISPSVSPQAMKMTENFELISKDSSETVPVSSVCVVEDSKMPSASIEHGSPKKPESPEIHKPSGADLDCRITPTSSSEIGGGSNFSGTSAEVPENLNDSVTKSCLEMSVSISEKVLESELLTSNSDDLKCVPDPEEAKDAVGVRSQLGDTAGKKNLQLNPTNFDDAVSSEKAEMISGGHTSNCPPNTSTEEALADQIVTEETSCGVHNPGSSQFPMNEKNLISDVAHPGSGGQIELVTNRDSGTELSVVVADAGNDLVKISGVEADSSVVQLSSGDILSDSVASLTTTEPLPTEQQVTNLSTEGKGEEIDGDKKGTTPLIPVEQMNVQPTVGSHVLERSYEESQRSPMRIDESSYVDSKSLDTTNQTSEEDEAKRKEGESPDDQICDLGPSSAAIQLSMPHTDGLKTHTGNKNSISLVHEDYGSPLSDSANAEQDSGESASILGGDSCKLGGEASTADTEMVDASVQLPFSAEQVGVGTDSPSSLPVIEGDKAENPSDERNIVAGEASGINVSIQPEDLCMNLGETEEPAQMGTVGDASDRAEDDMAIDVLREKEESKDQREHLSSALSSVEDNKAENPSDERNMIDINPSVQPEDLSRTLGETEGPAQMGEVGDASDHSEDNVAVSVLGEKEESNDQREHLSSELSSGEETKAENPSDEKNMIDGEASGMNASVQPEDMSRSLIETEEPAQMGKVGDAGDHSENVAVSVLGEKEESQDQQEHLSIALSSEEENKAENPSDDRDMIHGEASGKNVPVQPEDLPMNLVETEEPTQVGEVGNASDQPEDKEKEESNDQGEHLSSALRSEEETKAENTPEEINMTDGEGSGINVSVQPEDLSRSLVETEEPTQMGEVGNASDLFVDNIGVLEEKEESKDQREPLSSALSSEEENKAENPSDDTDMIDGEASGINVSVEPEDLSRNLVETDESTQMEEVGKAGDQSEDNVAIGVLEEREESKDQQKHLSSALSSEKETKAENAPEEINMTKAENTPEEINMTDGSASGFNVSVQPEEFSMNVAETEEPTQVEEAGNASGQSEDNVAIGVLEEKEESKDQEENLSSEVENKAENPSEDRDMIDGEASVQPEIVSTNLDETEEPTQMGEVGNASDQSEDNVATGVLVEKEESEGQQEHLSSALSSQKENEESLPVEDPTVGGLDESEAKCSVSESDVKGDSKKCVGTSESADLDSEAPKRANQRS from the exons ATGTCGTCTTCTTCTTCACATAATATTGAGCTGGAGGCAGCTAAGTTTCTGCACAAGCTCATTCAAGATTCCAAAGATGAACCTTCGAAGCTAGCCACAAAACTCTATGTG ATATTGCAGCACATGAAAACCAGTGGGAAGGAACACTCAATGCCGTATCAAGTCATATCAAG GGCAATGGAGACTGTGGTCAATCAACATGGTCTTGACATTGAAGCTTTGACGTCCCCTCGTCTTCCTCATGCTGGTGGTAGTAGTACCCAAATGGAAGATTCTGGATCTGCACATATTGCTG GATCTTCTCAAGTCGCTGGAGTTAACAATGAGTCCAAAGCAAGTCTAGTTGAAAATGAGATGTCAAAATATGATGCATTCACTTCTGCTAGGCAGCTTGGTGGATCAACCAGTGCATCACAAGCCGTTTACCAAGGGCCTGGAACTCGAAGTAACAGATCCTTCGATCATGACAGTCCATCCAGCTTGGATTCTAAGCCGGGAAATGCCCAGTCTCACGATAGGAATGAGACAATGAATCAAAGAGATGCCAAGTCAGGTGCAAAGAGAAAAAGGGGTGAATCATCGTTTTCGTGGGATCAGAATATGGATAATTCTCAGCAATTTGATACTCATGGGACAGTTGATGACCAGACTAGAAAAATGAGCAAAGTGGAAATGCCTGCTACAG GTGACGCTGAGAATTTGCATGTCGGTTTGTCATCAGATGCATACACGACTCCTCAG GGTGGATGGCAAAACAGTGAAATCACAGCAATCAGGCCTCCAGCTCATAGGGATACTGGAAAATCTGTCGCAGCAGAGGATGTTCCGCCTTCAGGTCAACTTTTTAAAGAGCAACAATTGAAGCAGCTCAGAGCCCAGTGCCTTGTGTTCTTAGCTCTCAG AAATGGATTGATGCCAAAGAAGCTGCACATTGATATCGCCCTTGGAAATGTCTTCCCCAAAGATG ATGGTTTCCGCAGAGAACTCTTGGATCAGAAAGGAAGAACACATTCTCTCAGTGAATCGGGTAGCATTGTCGAAGTCTCAGCTCCATCAGCAAGAATGGATAATCCTACCGGAAGATTGGCTGAGATGGACTTCTCATCAAAAGAAACAGCGATCCCACGATTGGAGGACAAAATCTCAAATGCCATATTTCCTGATGGACAAAAGCTTCTTCTGGCATCTAACACTCCAGACGCTCCAGCGCAAAATCAGGTTTCTGGTAGTCATTCTGAGCTGGCTTCTTCTTCAGGCGGTGTAACCAAACACGCACCAGTAGAGATGGTGGGGTGGCCCGGAACTATTAACCGTAATGACTCCTCAACTTTCACTTTTGAATCAGACGAATTATGTGCTCCAG ATCAAGGGGAAGGTAACATGCTACCGCCGCCTAAGTACACCATGTCACAGAAGTGGATTATGGATCGACAGAATAAGAGACTTTTGGTTGATCGGAGTTGGGGTCTTAAACAGCAGAAAGCAGACCAGGCAATTGGTGCACGGTTCAATGAGTTGAAG GAATCTGTTACTTCCTCGGAGGATATATCTACAAAGACCAAGAGTGTAATAGAACTGAAAAAGCTTCAGTTGTTGAGTCTGCAACGTCGTTTGAGAAG TGAATTTCTTCACAACTTCTTCAAACCTATTGCAAATGATGTTGAGAACCTAAAGTCATATAAAAAACATAAGCATGGCCGGCGGATTAGACAGCTTGAGAAGTATGAGCAGAAGATGAAGGAAGAGCGACAGAGGAGAATTCGTGAGAGGCAGAAGGAGTTCTTTGGGGAGATAGAAGTTCACAA GGAAAGGCTAGATGATTTATCCAAAGCTAGGAGAGAAAGGTGGAAGGGCTTCAACAGATACGTAAAGGAGTTCCACAAAAGAAAGGAACGCTTTCATCGTGAAAAGATCGACAAAATTCAGCGGGAGAAGATTAATTTGTTAAAGATTAATGATGTAGAGGGTTATCTTCGTATGGTGCAG GATGCGAAGTCAGATCGAGTGATGCAACTACTCAAAGAGACAGAGAAGTACCTTCAAAAGCTTGGATCCAAGTTAAAGGAGGCAAAATCGTTGGCCAGTCGATTTGAGAATGAGGCAGATGAGGCACCTGTTGAGGATAAAACTGTTGATAATGACGATGAGGGTGACCAGGCAAAG CACTACCTGGAAAGCAATGAAAAATACTACTTGATGGCTCACAG CATAAAAGAAAATATTAGCGAGCAGCCAGCTTCCCTAAAGGGTGGAAAATTGAGGGA GTACCAAATGAATGGCCTAAGGTGGCTTCTTTCCCTGTACAACAATCATTTAAATGGCATTCTAGCTGATGAGATGGGTCTCGGGAAAACTGTTCAG GTTATTTCGTTGATTTGCTATCTGATGGACACAAAAAATGATAGAGGTCCCTTCTTGGTTGTTGTACCATCCTCTGTACTGCCTGGCTGGGTGTCAGAAATTAACTTTTGGGCCCCTACAATTCAGAAAATTGTCTATTGTGGCCCTCCGGAGGAGAGGCGCAAGCTCTTCAA GGAGCAAATTGTTCATCAGAAGTTTAATGTGCTTCTGACAACATATGAATATCTAATGAACAAGCACGATAGGCCTAAATTAAGCAAGATCCTTTGGCATTACATTATTATTGACGAAGGACATCGCATAAAGAATGCTTCTTGCAAGTTAAATGCGGACCTGAAACACTACAATAGCTCCCACCGACTCCTGTTAACTGGGACACCATTGCAG AACAACCTGGAAGAATTGTGGGCTCTGCTTAATTTCCTGTTGCCTAATATATTTAACTCATCAGAAGACTTTTCACAGTGGTTTAACAAACCATTTCAAAGTAATGGAGATAATTCTGCTGAAGAG GCGTTGCTATCGGAAGAGGAGAATCTGCTGATTATCAATCGTCTTCACCAAGTTCTTCGACCATTCGTGTTGCGGCGGCTGAAACATAAG GTTGAAAATGAACTTCCTGAAAAGATAGAGAGACTCATACGGTGCGAGGCTTCTGCATATCAGAAGCTGTTGATGAAGAGAGTTGAGGATAATCTGGGCTCGCTTGGAAACATGAAG TCGCGTGCAGTGCACAACTCAGTGATGGAGCTTCGAAATATTTGCAATCATCCATATCTCAGCCAACTTCATACAGAGGAG GTCAATAGCTTAATTCCTGAGCATTATCTGCCTCCGGTAATAAGACTGTGTGGGAAGCTTGAGATGTTGGACCGGCTCTTGCCCAAACTAAAAGCAACAGACCATCGG GTTCTCTTCTTTTCAACAATGACGAGGCTTCTTGATGTTATGGAGGATTACCTCACCTTCAAGGGATACAAATACCTTAGGTTAGATGGGCACACATCTGGGGGTGATCGCGGTGCTCTTATTGACGGATTTAACAAGTCTGATTCACCATATTTCATTTTCTTGTTGAG CATACGGGCTGGTGGAGTAGGAGTTAATCTTCAAGCTGCTGATACCGTTATAATATTTGACACCGACTGGAATCCTCAG GTTGATCTACAAGCTCAAGCAAGGGCTCACCGGATTGGGCAGAAAAGAGATGTTCTAGTTCTTCGTTTTGAAACG GTCAATACTGTTGAGGAGCAAGTTAGAGCTTCAGCCGAACATAAGCTTGGAGTTGCTAACCAGAGTATAACTGCTGGGTTCTTTGACAATAACACAAG CGCCGAAGATCGTAAGGAATATTTGGAATCCCTGTTACGTGAGTCAAAGAAAGAGGAGGCTGCTCCAGTGTTGGACGATGATGCCTTAAATGATATTATAGCCCGAAG GGAGTCAGAGATTGATATTTTTGAATCCATCGACAATCAAAGAAAAGAAGATGAGATG GAAACCTGGAAGAGCCTGGTACAGGGGTCAGGGTCAAAAAGTTCTGCACCCATACCACCTATCCCTTCTCGTCTTGTTACTGAGGATGACTTAAAACTGCTCTATGAAGCAATGAAAATGAATAATGTCCCGATGGTTGCAGTAGAACCAAATGTTGGCATGAAGCGGAAGGGTGGTTCCGTAGGAAGCTTGGATACTCAGCAATATGGAAGAGGCAAACGTGCCAGAGAG GTTCGATCTTATGAAGAGCAACTGACAGAGGAGGAATTTGAAAAGATGTGCCAGACTGAGTCAACCGATTCTCCCAGAGGCAAGGAAGAAGAAAGTGAGAAGAACTTGGCAAATGCTACATCAAATATTCTGGGTGGAAACATTGGTGAAACGAGTATGGCAAATGATAAAGTAGATATTCTGACTGGAAACACTGGTGAAAAGAGTTTGGCAACTGATAAAGTAGATAATCTGGCTGGAAGCACTGGTGACACAGTGCTCCCTACATCTACAGCATTGGCACTGACTCCACAACCCGTGGAACCTCTACAGAAATCACAGCAGCCACTGAAAGAAGTAACAGAACCTGTAAAACGGGGCCGCGGCAGGCCAAAAAGAGCTGATAAAACGCCGAATCAATTATCTGCATCAGTTCCAGGCAGGACACATGCAACAGGGGATGCCAGATCATCACCAGTTATTGGTTCCGATGTTGCCTCTGGAAGTCTTACTTCCCCTGATTTATCTGTTCCACCTGGTTTTCAACCACTTCCAGCTTCCAATTCTTCCCCAATGCCAACGAGAGGTCGGGGCAGGGGAAGAGGCAGGGGACGTGGTGCAGGTAGAGGAAGGAGAATGGAAAATATGTTGCAGGGTGCTGACAGTTCCATAGGTACTCAGAGAACTAATACCCGAGCATCTCTTTCTGGTGATCCTGTAGCGTCCAATTTAGTAACTCTTCCCGTCTCTTCGGTTGCTATTGATGCAAAAGTCCCTAAGCCTATTAAAGCAAGTAGTTCTAATCTTGAGTCGGGGCCTTCCATACATTCTGATACTACTGCTGTGCAGCCCTCTCCTGCTGTCTCCCTACAAGAAAGTAGCCAGCTAGATGCACCGCCTGGTTTTGGTTCTGGATCTGGATCACATGTTCAGCCGCTAAATGTATCGGAGGATTCCTTGGTAAAAAAGGCAGCTTCTATAAAGAACAAGCCTGCTGTTCCAGATGTAAGAAATAACCAGGGTTCAGGAGTTGTAAAACAGCCAGTTAACACACCAAGCTCTACTGCTTTAG GCCCAGGTCAAAGTCAGACAACTGCACCTTTAAATGCTAATCAGCCATTGAGTCCCCACCTTGTTGGTTCTACAGTTGAAG CTCAAGGCGCCAGTGTTCTTTCTCCTCCTGCCCCCATGCCTGTGAAGAGGCAAGGTCGGAAGACGCCAAACAGAGGAGAAACTCCTAGACGGCGAGGAAGGAGACATGTTCAAGCTTCACCTGCTGCTGATGGCTCTTCTGCACGGAGTACAATATCAACACCACAAACCGAGGTCAAGGTTGGTGATTCATCAGGATCCAAAATTACATCAGTTGGACACAAGTCTGATGTTGTCCAAGAACAACCCCATTTCAACCCGTCACTTGCACACTCGTCTGCCGGTACAAGTCAGGAAAAAAGAAAAGAAATATCAGGTGTTGTTGGTACTGGAAGGAAACAAACCACTGATGTGACTGATGTTGCTCGTGTCATGAAAGAGATATTTTCGGAGACTTCCCTGTTAAAGCATAAAGTTGGGGAGGCTTCTGAAACAACGGTAATAAATGAGCCAGATGGAAAATCCTCGGAAACGATGAATATGCACATAGCTAAGACCAGCAAGGCAGAGAATATAATCCAACCTGCCGATCATAACTTGGGAGTAGAAACAATCAGTTCCAGTGTTTCAGTAGAGAAGCAAAAGTCTGAGTCTTCAGTCATGACTGATAAGATCATTAAGACTTCGTCTGATATTGAGGCTTCTGTTTCTCACTCTGATGATATAACACCTCAAGATACTATGCTCGTTGACTCAAAACGTCATGTGGGTAGCGAGTTAGTTGAGACGGAACAGAAAGTAGCAACATCAACTGATCCCAAGGTACAAATAGCAGCATCTGTTTCCAGTGTTTCAGAAGAAAATAAAATTTCAGATTCTTCTATGCTGGTCCATGGAATTGTAAAACTTTCACCTGGATCTAAGTCTCCTGTTGATCAGCCTGATGATCCTCCAGCTCAAGGTACTGTCCCGGTTGATTCCAAAAGCCCTGTAGACGAGGTTTTGCCTGAGATAAACAAAGATAGTCAATCACCGGAGCCTCAGAATGATGGTAATGTGCAAAGCTTACCAACACCTGATGCTGATTCCGCTGAGGCTCCTAATAAACAGGCAGGGCCATCTATATCACCTTCAGTTTCTCCTCAAGCAATGAAGATGACTGAAAATTTTGAACTGATATCGAAGGATTCCTCAGAAACTGTTCCAGTTTCTTCTGTTTGTGTTGTTGAAGATTCGAAAATGCCTTCAGCATCCATTGAACATGGTTCTCCAAAGAAACCAGAGTCACCTGAAATCCATAAACCTAGCGGTGCTGATTTGGATTGTCGCATTACTCCTACAAGTTCTTCTGAAATTGGTGGTGGCAGCAATTTTTCTGGAACTAGTGCAGAGGTACCTGAAAACTTGAATGATTCTGTGACTAAAAGCTGTTTGGAGATGAGTGTTTCCATATCTGAAAAAGTTCTAGAGAGCGAGCTTCTGACATCTAACTCCGATGATCTGAAGTGTGTCCCTGATCCTGAGGAGGCAAAGGATGCCGTAGGTGTGAGGTCTCAATTGGGTGATACGGCCGGAAAAAAAAATCTGCAGTTAAATCCTACTAATTTCGATGATGCTGTTTCTTCCGAAAAGGCTGAAATGATTTCTGGAGGCCATACTTCGAATTGTCCACCTAATACTTCGACTGAGGAAGCTCTTGCAGACCAGATTGTGACTGAAGAGACGTCTTGTGGTGTTCACAATCCCGGATCTTCACAATTTCCGATGAATGAGAAAAATCTAATCTCAGATGTTGCTCACCCTGGGTCTGGTGGTCAGATTGAATTGGTTACAAACAGGGATAGTGGCACCGAGTTGTCTGTGGTTGTTGCAGATGCCGGAAATGACCTTGTCAAGATATCTGGTGTTGAAGCGGATTCTTCTGTGGTGCAACTGTCTTCAGGAGATATTTTATCCGATTCTGTTGCATCGTTGACAACTACAGAACCTTTGCCAACAGAACAGCAAGTAACAAATCTATCTACTGAAGGTAAGGGTGAAGAAATCGATGGTGATAAAAAAGGAACTACCCCCTTGATTCCAGTAGAACAGATGAATGTGCAGCCCACAGTTGGGTCTCATGTGCTCGAGAGAAGTTATGAGGAATCTCAACGATCTCCAATGAGAATTGATGAAAGTTCATATGTGGATAGCAAATCTCTCGATACTACAAATCAGACGAGTGAAGAGGACGAGGCAAAACGTAAAGAAGGTGAGAGTCCGGATGATCAGATATGCGATCTTGGACCAAGTTCTGCTGCAATCCAATTATCGATGCCGCACACTGATGGACTAAAGACCCACACTGGCAATAAGAACTCTATATCACTTGTTCATGAAGATTATGGCAGTCCTCTATCTGATTCTGCCAATGCAGAACAAGATTCTGGAGAATCTGCTTCAATTCTAGGAGGCGACAGTTGTAAACTTGGTGGAGAAGCTAGTACCGCCGACACAGAGATGGTGGATGCATCAGTTCAATTGCCTTTCTCTGCAGAGCAAGTGGGAG TAGGTACAGACTCCCCTTCGTCTCTACCAGTGATAGAGGGAGACAAGGCCGAGAACCCATCGGACGAGAGAAACATTGTTGCTGGTGAAGCCAGCGGCATAAATGTTTCAATTCAGCCAGAGGATTTGTGCATGAACCTAGGTGAAACTGAGGAGCCTGCGCAGATGGGAACAGTTGGTGATGCAAGTGACCGAGCTGAAGATGATATGGCCATTGATGTCTTGAGGGAAAAAGAAGAATCAAAGGATCAACGAGAGCATTTGTCTTCAGCCTTAAGTTCAGTGGAAGATAACAAGGCTGAGAACCCATCGGACGAGAGAAACATGATTGATATAAATCCATCGGTTCAGCCAGAGGATTTGTCCAGGACCCTAGGTGAAACTGAGGGGCCTGCACAGATGGGAGAAGTTGGTGATGCTAGTGACCATTCTGAAGATAATGTGGCCGTTAGTGTCTTGGGGGAAAAAGAAGAATCAAATGATCAACGAGAGCATTTGTCTTCAGAATTAAGTTCTGGGGAAGAGACTAAGGCTGAGAACCCATCGGACGAGAAAAACATGATTGATGGTGAAGCTAGCGGTATGAATGCTTCGGTTCAGCCAGAGGATATGTCCAGAAGTCTAATTGAAACTGAGGAGCCTGCACAGATGGGAAAAGTTGGCGATGCAGGTGACCATTCTGAGAATGTGGCCGTTAGTGTCTTGGGAGAAAAAGAAGAATCACAGGATCAGCAAGAGCATTTGTCTATAGCATTAAGTTCAGAGGAAGAGAACAAGGCTGAGAATCCATCGGACGATAGAGACATGATTCATGGTGAAGCCAGCGGTAAAAATGTTCCAGTTCAGCCAGAGGATTTACCCATGAATCTAGTTGAAACTGAAGAGCCCACACAGGTAGGGGAAGTTGGTAATGCAAGCGACCAGCCTGAAGATAAGGAAAAAGAAGAATCAAATGATCAAGGAGAGCATTTGTCTTCAGCATTAAGATCAGAGGAAGAGACCAAGGCCGAAAACACACCAGAAGAGATAAACATGACCGATGGTGAAGGCAGCGGTATTAATGTTTCGGTTCAGCCAGAGGATTTGTCCAGGAGTCTAGTTGAAACTGAGGAGCCCACACAGATGGGGGAAGTTGGTAATGCAAGCGACCTGTTTGTAGATAACATTGGTGTCTTGGAGGAAAAAGAAGAATCAAAGGATCAACGGGAGCCTTTGTCTTCAGCATTAAGTTCAGAGGAAGAGAACAAGGCTGAGAACCCATCGGATGATACAGACATGATTGATGGTGAAGCCAGCGGTATAAATGTTTCTGTTGAGCCTGAGGATCTGTCCAGGAATCTAGTTGAAACTGACGAGTCCACACAGATGGAGGAAGTTGGTAAAGCAGGCGACCAGTCTGAAGATAATGTGGCCATTGGTGTCTTGGAAGAGAGAGAAGAATCAAAGGATCAACAAAAGCATTTGTCTTCAGCATTAAGTTCCGAGAAAGAAACCAAGGCCGAGAACGCACCGGAAGAGATAAACATGACTAAGGCCGAAAACACACCAGAAGAGATAAACATGACCGATGGTTCAGCCAGCGGTTTTAATGTTTCGGTTCAGCCAGAGGAGTTTTCCATGAATGTAGCTGAAACTGAGGAGCCCACACAGGTGGAGGAAGCTGGTAATGCAAGCGGCCAGTCTGAAGATAATGTGGCCATTGGTGTCTTGGAGGAAAAGGAAGAATCAAAGGATCAAGAAGAGAATTTATCTTCAGAGGTAGAGAACAAGGCTGAGAACCCATCGGAAGATAGAGACATGATTGATGGTGAAGCCAGCGTTCAGCCAGAGATTGTGTCCACAAATCTAGATGAAACCGAGGAGCCCACACAGATGGGTGAAGTTGGTAATGCAAGCGATCAATCTGAAGATAATGTGGCCACTGGTGTCTTGGTGGAGAAAGAAGAATCGGAGGGGCAACAAGAGCATTTGTCTTCAGCATTAAGTTCCCAGAAAGAGAATGAGGAAAGCTTGCCAGTGGAGGATCCAACAGTTGGTGGTTTAGACGAATCAGAGGCTAAGTGCTCTGTCTCAGAATCTGACGTTAAAGGAGATAGTAAGAAATGTGTTGGAACTAGCGAATCAGCCGACTTGGATTCAGAGGCA CCGAAGAGAGCAAATCAGAGGAGTTAA